The region AACTTCATCAGCGGTATTCCTACGGAGTTGGATGAAGCGGCCAAGATTGATGGATGTTCCTATGCAGGTATTTTTACCCGCATCATGCTGCCTCTTATAAAGCCGGCACTGGTCACGGCCTGCATATTCTCCTTCATGTGGAGATGGGATGATTTCCTTTCAGCCCTGCTGTATGTCAGCAAGTCCAGCATGTACCCTGTCAGCCTTGCGCTTAAGCTTTTTTGCGACCCGGGCTCGTCATCGGATTACGGCGCCATGTTCGCCATGGCAACCTTGTCCATACTGCCGTCCATCCTTATATTCCTGTTCTTCCAGAAATATCTGGTTGAGGGCATCAGCACCTCCGGCCTGAAAGGATGATGAAAATGGAACATGAGATGAAGATAATAGACGGACATGTCCATCTGATACAGTGTATCGCCGGAACAGGGGCAGGAGGAGAGCTGCGCTTTGCCGGAAACGGCATGGCGGAATATGCATCAGGGGAACGGTTCCGAATGCTTCCGGATGAATTCAGCCAGGGAGTGGTGACTGCCGGGGATATTCTCAGGAAAATGGATGATAACGGAGTGGAGAAAGCAGTGCTGCTCCAGGGAAATTACTTTGGTTTCCAGAATCTCTATTCCATGGAGGCAGTGAAAAAATATCCGGACCGGTTTTGTGCCGCGGCTTCCTACGACCCTTTTTGCAGGGGCAAGGAACAGATACGAAAACACCTGTTTAAAGAGCTGGGTTTTCCAATTGTGAAGTTTGAGGTAAGTACCGGCTCTGGGCTCATGGCCAACCATTTCACGCTGCCCCTGGACGGGGATATCATGAAGGCCGAATATGATTATGCGGATGAACATGGTCTGGTGTTTGTCATTGATATAGGCAAATGCGGCAGTGAGAGCTGGCAGACGGACCGGCTTTTGAATGTGATAAAGGAGCATCCCGGCATGAAGTTTGTGGTCTGCCATCTGCTGGCCGTGTCCATGAGGGACGAGGATAAGCTTGTGGAAGGATTAAAGAAGCTGGCCCTGCCCAATGTGTGGTTTGATTTGGCTGCCCTGCCCCATAACTGCGGCCCTGACGCCTACCCCTATCCCAATGCGGTGAGGTATCTGAGGCATGGTATTGAGATAGCAGGGGCGGACAAACTCATTTTCGGAACGGATATACCCTCGGTGCTGAAGGAGGACAGCTATCAGCATTTTATACAGTACATCACATGCAGCGATGCATTTTCCCGGGAAGAAAAGGAACGAATCATGTACAGGAATGCAGAGCATGTATATTTCAAGTAAACATATTAAGGAGGAAGCTATGAAGTATAGCGATAATAAAGTTAAGGATATTCAGATTGCATATATAGGCGGCGGTTCCAGGGGATGGGCCTGGACCTTTATGACAGACCTTGCCCTGGAGGACCAGATCAGCGGTACCATACGTCTGTATGATATTGACGGCGGCGCGGCAAAGAACAATGAGGTGATTGGCAACCGTCTGATGCAGAGGGACGACGCCAAAGGAGACTGGAAGTTTGAGACCAGCGCAAGCCTTAAGGACGCCCTGACAGGCTGTGATTTCGTTGTCATTTCCATCCTGCCCGGCACCTTTGACGAGATGGAGTCTGATGTTCACCTTCCGGAGCGCCTGGGAATCTACCAGTCTGTAGGCGATACGGCAGGGCCGGGCGGAATGGTCCGCGCCCTGCGCACCATACCCATGTTCGTGGAGATTGCCGGGGCCATAAAAGAATATGCGCCAAAGGCATGGGTCATTAATTATACCAACCCCATGTC is a window of Enterocloster clostridioformis DNA encoding:
- a CDS encoding amidohydrolase family protein; protein product: MMKMEHEMKIIDGHVHLIQCIAGTGAGGELRFAGNGMAEYASGERFRMLPDEFSQGVVTAGDILRKMDDNGVEKAVLLQGNYFGFQNLYSMEAVKKYPDRFCAAASYDPFCRGKEQIRKHLFKELGFPIVKFEVSTGSGLMANHFTLPLDGDIMKAEYDYADEHGLVFVIDIGKCGSESWQTDRLLNVIKEHPGMKFVVCHLLAVSMRDEDKLVEGLKKLALPNVWFDLAALPHNCGPDAYPYPNAVRYLRHGIEIAGADKLIFGTDIPSVLKEDSYQHFIQYITCSDAFSREEKERIMYRNAEHVYFK